A genomic stretch from Candidatus Syntrophosphaera sp. includes:
- a CDS encoding pyridoxal phosphate-dependent aminotransferase has protein sequence MNYDFDRVIDRRGSGCFKYDALKMLYGRDDLISLWVADMDFAVSPAITSALQKRLDHGVFGYNFHLPEFYAVVASWVERRYGFHAEREWMLNSPGIMPAVNLAVRQLTRPGDGILIQTPVYRPFFNAIQDHGRQLLTNPLLLRDGSYQIDFDDFEQKLKQAKLFILCNPHNPIGRLWREDELRRMGGLCRNYSVPIISDEIHADIVYDGGKAISVAALEDFADNSICCVSPAKSFNLAGLASAVVIVKNPALREPLAWMIEKLHLYLGNSFGIQAVIAAYRDSDDWLAELLAYLQRNREFLLDFFATQLPQLKMIKPDSTYLAWIDFRALGLDDEAIKDMLVNKARLALDPGLKFGVEGAGFQRLNFACPRSVLAEAMRRLKQAL, from the coding sequence ATGAACTACGATTTCGACCGCGTGATCGACCGCCGGGGCAGCGGCTGTTTCAAATACGATGCCCTGAAGATGCTCTATGGCAGGGACGATCTGATCTCGCTCTGGGTGGCAGACATGGATTTCGCCGTCTCGCCGGCCATCACGTCAGCCCTGCAGAAACGCCTGGACCATGGAGTGTTCGGCTACAATTTCCATCTTCCTGAGTTCTACGCGGTGGTGGCAAGCTGGGTCGAAAGAAGATACGGCTTCCACGCGGAGCGGGAATGGATGCTGAACAGCCCCGGGATCATGCCAGCGGTCAATCTGGCGGTGCGGCAGCTTACCCGGCCGGGCGACGGGATCCTGATCCAGACTCCGGTGTACCGTCCCTTTTTCAATGCCATTCAGGACCACGGACGGCAGCTGCTGACAAATCCGCTCCTGCTGAGAGATGGCAGCTATCAGATCGACTTTGACGACTTTGAGCAGAAGCTGAAGCAGGCCAAACTCTTCATCCTCTGCAATCCCCATAACCCCATTGGCAGGCTGTGGCGGGAGGATGAATTGCGCCGGATGGGAGGGCTTTGCAGGAACTACAGTGTTCCGATAATCAGCGACGAGATCCACGCCGATATTGTCTATGATGGCGGTAAAGCAATATCCGTAGCCGCTTTGGAAGATTTCGCCGATAACAGCATCTGCTGCGTTTCTCCGGCCAAATCCTTCAATCTGGCCGGTCTGGCCAGCGCGGTGGTCATCGTCAAAAATCCCGCCCTGCGCGAACCTCTGGCCTGGATGATCGAAAAACTCCACCTCTATCTGGGCAACAGCTTTGGCATCCAGGCTGTGATCGCGGCCTATCGCGATTCGGACGACTGGCTGGCTGAGCTGCTGGCCTATCTGCAGAGAAACCGGGAATTCCTGCTCGATTTCTTTGCCACACAGCTGCCCCAGCTGAAGATGATCAAGCCGGACAGCACCTATCTGGCCTGGATCGACTTCCGCGCTCTGGGACTGGATGATGAGGCCATCAAGGATATGTTGGTCAACAAAGCCCGTCTGGCGCTTGATCCCGGGCTCAAATTCGGGGTCGAGGGTGCAGGTTTCCAAAGGCTCAATTTCGCCTGTCCGCGCTCCGTGTTGGCTGAAGCCATGCGGCGCCTCAAACAAGCTTTATAA
- a CDS encoding 2,3,4,5-tetrahydropyridine-2,6-dicarboxylate N-succinyltransferase: protein MQETIVALYQKNPGDYVSADRDLFAAFIKALEEGTIRACEPSGTGWKVNQWIKMGILCGFRMGVLTALPWSADKVFFDKDTLPERVFTLKQQIRIVPGGTSIRSGAYIAPGVTVMPPSYINVGAWVDSGSLVDSHALVGSCAQIGKNVHLSAGAMIGGVLEPIGSRPVVVEDDVFIGGNTGIYEGILIQKKAVIASGTIITASTPIFDSVHGEFLQRDLGGSFTIPSGAVVVPGSREMKEHKGFGVYCPVIIKYRDTKTDSAVQLEQDLRAVLD from the coding sequence ATGCAAGAAACCATAGTTGCCTTATATCAGAAAAATCCAGGGGACTACGTATCTGCAGACCGTGACCTGTTCGCAGCGTTCATCAAAGCCTTGGAAGAAGGGACCATCCGGGCTTGCGAGCCTTCCGGCACGGGCTGGAAAGTGAACCAGTGGATCAAGATGGGCATCCTCTGCGGTTTTCGCATGGGGGTGTTGACCGCGCTGCCCTGGAGCGCCGACAAGGTGTTTTTCGACAAGGATACCCTGCCGGAAAGGGTTTTTACCTTAAAGCAGCAGATCCGGATCGTACCCGGCGGAACTTCCATCCGTTCAGGAGCTTACATCGCGCCCGGAGTGACCGTCATGCCCCCTTCCTACATCAATGTGGGCGCTTGGGTGGATAGCGGCTCCCTGGTCGATTCGCATGCTTTGGTGGGTTCCTGCGCCCAAATCGGTAAAAACGTCCATCTATCCGCCGGGGCCATGATTGGCGGGGTCCTGGAACCGATCGGGTCCCGTCCGGTGGTGGTCGAGGACGATGTTTTCATCGGTGGCAACACCGGCATCTACGAAGGGATCCTGATCCAAAAAAAGGCCGTGATCGCCTCCGGAACGATCATCACGGCCTCCACACCCATCTTCGACTCGGTGCATGGCGAATTTCTTCAGCGCGATTTGGGCGGCTCCTTCACCATCCCCTCCGGGGCAGTGGTCGTTCCTGGAAGCAGGGAAATGAAGGAGCACAAAGGATTTGGAGTCTACTGTCCCGTGATCATCAAGTACCGGGACACAAAAACCGACAGCGCGGTGCAATTGGAGCAGGACCTGCGTGCTGTGCTTGACTGA
- a CDS encoding pyridoxal phosphate-dependent aminotransferase, which yields MTESRRLQPIELSLIRRVLHSAPPGAINLALGELGFPLPEILRQKALDLLAQGTLVYTPNAGIPELRAAIAAIYPGCDPDSVCVCNGVEEAVFVTLLAILDPGDRVAIPDPDYPAYSAICKMLEANVIRLPFESNLLSVDWHKWEQLLADGVKTLVFSHPSNPCGHVFTEQEARRLAGLCSQHGIVLVVDEIYSRLFFNAPPPGFHGRMEPSFILGGLSKSHCMSGWRLGWIVAPPGFSAAVIKARQYVSTCSNWLSQHLAAYALSDDGGRAADEVMGQLQASRDLALEKLSPWLDRVLVPSATPYLLLRVEGDDLRTASYLARKGVICVPGSAFGEVSRGWLRINYAVDKQQLTTALDIIHDELYLH from the coding sequence TTGACTGAATCGCGTCGGCTGCAGCCGATCGAACTTTCCCTTATCCGCCGGGTGCTGCATTCCGCTCCGCCTGGCGCCATCAATCTCGCTTTGGGGGAGTTGGGTTTTCCCCTGCCAGAGATATTGCGGCAAAAAGCATTGGATCTGCTGGCGCAGGGAACCCTGGTTTACACACCCAACGCCGGGATTCCCGAACTTCGCGCAGCCATCGCGGCCATCTATCCCGGCTGTGACCCGGATTCAGTCTGCGTCTGTAACGGGGTGGAGGAAGCGGTGTTTGTCACCCTGCTGGCGATCCTCGATCCGGGTGACCGAGTGGCCATCCCCGACCCCGATTACCCGGCATATTCTGCAATATGCAAGATGCTGGAAGCCAATGTTATAAGGCTACCTTTTGAAAGTAATTTGTTAAGTGTGGATTGGCACAAATGGGAGCAACTGCTGGCCGATGGGGTCAAAACGCTGGTCTTCAGCCATCCCAGCAATCCCTGTGGCCACGTTTTCACAGAGCAGGAAGCGCGGCGCCTGGCCGGGCTTTGTTCACAGCATGGCATCGTCCTTGTGGTTGACGAGATCTATTCCCGGCTGTTTTTCAACGCTCCTCCGCCCGGCTTCCACGGCCGGATGGAGCCTTCCTTCATCCTCGGCGGCCTATCCAAATCCCACTGCATGAGCGGATGGCGGCTGGGCTGGATCGTGGCCCCGCCAGGATTCTCGGCCGCGGTCATCAAAGCCCGGCAATATGTTTCCACCTGCAGCAACTGGCTGTCCCAGCATCTGGCAGCGTATGCCTTATCAGACGATGGAGGCAGGGCCGCCGACGAGGTCATGGGCCAGTTACAAGCCAGCCGCGATCTGGCATTGGAGAAACTAAGCCCCTGGCTCGACCGGGTCCTGGTTCCCTCCGCCACGCCGTATCTGTTGCTGAGAGTGGAGGGCGACGACCTGCGTACTGCTTCCTATCTTGCCCGGAAAGGAGTGATTTGCGTTCCCGGTTCCGCCTTTGGGGAAGTTTCCCGAGGCTGGCTGCGGATCAATTACGCGGTCGACAAACAGCAACTAACCACAGCTTTGGACATCATCCACGATGAACTATATCTTCACTAA
- a CDS encoding amidohydrolase: MNYIFTKALIFPMELPGPAVYDSLLVQDGRIALLGSLSDCRSAAGGKAEIIDLAGKALLPALTDTHTHYTEFAQQSLQLDLSACRSIAEIRNCLKSYRERQRELPAWVLGGAWDKNRIDSPQNINAALLDDFFPDVPVALYSKDFHSRWCNSAALRIAGVDESSPDPVGGKYQRDTAGNLTGILYETASELLEQFIVPPSREMVLDALAQATSGIHKLGLTTVHSMETSRGAEILEQFVRESRSLRVCRHFFLDELDAMIGHGLHSYTGDEWYKLGGVKLFADGSLGSQTAAIFAQYPGSDGNRGILRHSEDELFQIASRAAEHGISSTIHAIGDRAVNAVINAFIRLRDKYPEQGLLSRIEHVQSIAPDDIPRLAKSGAYCALQPVHLANDIDMIGQYWATLEQEAYCFRSLLDQGIPFGFGSDAPIETINPFHGIYSAIARKNRLDPKAKTWLPDERISLHDALYAYTLGAAKGSDAQHCAGSLNPGKLADLIVLEDFTRLPWEYWLEAESRLTMLGGEIVWSAGI, translated from the coding sequence ATGAACTATATCTTCACTAAGGCCCTGATCTTTCCCATGGAATTGCCTGGTCCGGCGGTTTATGATTCGCTGCTGGTGCAAGACGGCAGGATCGCGCTTCTGGGCTCGTTGAGCGATTGCAGGTCTGCCGCCGGGGGAAAAGCTGAGATCATCGATCTGGCCGGAAAAGCCTTGTTGCCGGCGTTGACGGACACCCACACCCACTACACGGAATTTGCCCAACAGAGCCTGCAACTCGATCTTTCCGCCTGCCGGAGCATAGCAGAGATCAGAAATTGCCTCAAAAGCTATCGCGAGCGGCAGCGAGAACTGCCGGCCTGGGTTTTGGGCGGAGCTTGGGATAAAAACCGGATCGACAGCCCGCAAAACATCAATGCCGCCCTTCTGGACGATTTTTTCCCGGATGTGCCGGTAGCGCTTTACAGCAAGGATTTTCACAGCCGCTGGTGCAATTCGGCTGCCCTGCGCATTGCCGGAGTGGATGAATCCAGCCCCGATCCCGTCGGTGGAAAATACCAGAGGGACACGGCCGGCAACCTGACCGGCATCCTGTATGAGACGGCGTCCGAACTGCTGGAGCAATTCATCGTTCCGCCCAGCCGGGAGATGGTCTTGGATGCTTTGGCTCAGGCCACGTCCGGGATCCATAAACTCGGACTAACAACGGTCCACAGCATGGAAACATCGCGGGGAGCCGAGATTCTTGAGCAATTTGTCCGCGAAAGCCGGTCACTGCGTGTTTGCCGGCACTTTTTCCTGGATGAACTGGATGCGATGATCGGGCATGGGCTACATTCCTACACGGGTGACGAATGGTACAAACTCGGCGGCGTGAAGCTTTTCGCGGACGGCTCTTTGGGCTCGCAGACAGCCGCCATTTTCGCGCAATATCCAGGTTCTGACGGCAACAGGGGCATCCTGCGCCATTCCGAAGACGAGCTTTTTCAGATCGCCAGCCGCGCCGCCGAACACGGAATTTCCAGCACCATCCACGCCATCGGCGACCGCGCCGTGAACGCCGTCATCAACGCTTTTATCCGCCTGCGGGATAAATATCCCGAGCAGGGCCTGCTTTCTCGGATCGAGCACGTGCAGTCGATCGCCCCGGACGACATTCCCCGCCTCGCCAAAAGCGGAGCCTATTGCGCGCTGCAGCCTGTCCACCTGGCCAATGACATCGACATGATCGGCCAGTACTGGGCCACCTTGGAGCAGGAAGCATATTGCTTCAGATCGCTTCTGGACCAGGGAATTCCCTTTGGCTTCGGCTCCGACGCCCCGATCGAAACGATCAACCCCTTTCATGGCATCTACAGCGCCATCGCCCGCAAAAACAGGCTTGACCCCAAAGCAAAAACCTGGCTGCCGGATGAACGGATAAGCCTCCACGACGCCCTCTACGCCTACACTTTGGGCGCGGCGAAGGGCTCGGACGCGCAGCATTGCGCGGGCTCGCTCAATCCCGGCAAGCTGGCCGACCTGATCGTGCTGGAGGATTTCACCCGCCTGCCTTGGGAATATTGGCTGGAAGCGGAATCCAGGCTCACCATGCTGGGCGGCGAAATTGTCTGGAGCGCAGGTATCTGA
- a CDS encoding aminomethyltransferase family protein produces MSKLGFDFPTVPRHTFLFDLEENWYLPLLAQKKGIPIQPIKRSNFGEYEMAVNYLTSVLEEAAAVQKLAIYNIDHMAQIRFSGQDAPALLDRALAGRMSEMKVGSCKYTLLLNERGGVQDDMILMRLSETEYIAVINAGHDITATVNGHELIADIDRIMGRKLPGEDVSAQDISDQLVKVDIQGPLSFKLVKSIYGEEVLKNRNQPEKNMNYFSFNEFEREGQKYLISRTGYTNRWGWELYIPVANAAEDFKRIVSSALDLGGLLVGLGGRDENRISAGPFGLPLMGSEYDPEHTPVNAPLFEAAVDMSKPDFVGKAALEKELAAGASKALIIFVAEGIASHRKVYRDGKCIGSVTSSINSPNLSPEQRLAIGSSRKNVNAEEGNAAIGLAWLYENPFQKDAEGKLIAEQDGAPIRIPVQFYRFDAAENPTGSPLLGYLTLEGITPATAPKPLKNIENL; encoded by the coding sequence ATGTCCAAATTAGGCTTTGATTTCCCAACCGTGCCTCGCCACACCTTCCTCTTCGACCTGGAGGAAAACTGGTATCTGCCCTTGCTGGCGCAAAAGAAGGGGATCCCCATTCAGCCGATCAAGCGCAGCAATTTCGGCGAATATGAGATGGCCGTGAATTACCTGACCTCCGTTCTGGAAGAGGCGGCGGCAGTGCAAAAACTGGCGATCTACAACATCGACCACATGGCCCAGATCAGGTTTAGCGGACAGGACGCGCCTGCCCTTCTGGACCGGGCTTTGGCTGGCCGGATGAGCGAAATGAAGGTCGGTTCCTGCAAATATACGCTGCTGCTCAACGAACGGGGCGGAGTGCAGGACGACATGATCCTGATGCGCCTCTCCGAGACGGAATACATCGCCGTGATCAATGCCGGGCACGACATCACTGCCACGGTCAACGGCCATGAACTGATCGCGGACATCGACCGCATCATGGGCCGGAAACTGCCCGGCGAGGACGTCTCCGCGCAAGACATTTCAGACCAACTGGTCAAGGTGGACATCCAGGGCCCGCTATCCTTCAAACTGGTCAAATCGATCTACGGGGAAGAGGTGCTCAAGAACCGCAACCAGCCGGAAAAGAACATGAACTACTTCAGCTTCAACGAGTTCGAGCGGGAAGGCCAGAAATATCTCATCAGCCGGACTGGATACACCAACCGCTGGGGCTGGGAGCTCTATATCCCGGTTGCCAACGCGGCCGAGGATTTCAAACGGATCGTGAGCTCGGCCCTGGACCTTGGCGGACTGCTGGTCGGCCTGGGCGGCAGGGATGAAAACCGCATCTCGGCCGGGCCTTTCGGGCTTCCCCTGATGGGCAGCGAATACGATCCGGAGCATACACCGGTCAACGCGCCGCTCTTCGAGGCCGCGGTCGACATGAGCAAGCCGGATTTTGTGGGCAAAGCCGCTTTGGAAAAGGAATTGGCCGCCGGAGCAAGCAAAGCGCTGATCATCTTCGTGGCCGAAGGGATCGCCTCCCACCGCAAAGTGTACAGAGATGGAAAGTGCATCGGCAGCGTCACTTCCAGCATCAATTCGCCCAATCTTTCCCCGGAACAGAGGCTGGCGATCGGTTCCAGCCGCAAGAACGTCAATGCCGAGGAAGGAAATGCCGCCATCGGCTTGGCCTGGCTGTATGAAAACCCCTTCCAGAAAGACGCCGAGGGCAAGCTGATCGCAGAGCAGGATGGCGCCCCCATCCGCATTCCCGTGCAGTTCTACCGTTTCGATGCGGCCGAAAACCCCACCGGTTCGCCGCTTCTGGGCTATCTCACCCTGGAGGGGATCACCCCCGCCACAGCGCCAAAACCGCTCAAGAACATCGAAAACCTATAG